A DNA window from Novosphingobium sp. RL4 contains the following coding sequences:
- a CDS encoding AI-2E family transporter, with protein sequence MEQPERPPYTIEDYGFGVLVILVTAAFAWLLLPYFGAVLWGVVAAILFQPLTARLATHLGGRKNLAAGLMLLMLLAIFIIPTLLLGASLVQEVSTIYEKVRDGQINVPHMLEQFRAALPDSLERMIDRYGLTDFENLRRQFGAGIANGLQGLAARLLSVGQGALSFLAALGVMLYLTFFLLRDGDRYGALIRDAMPLRPHLRDRLVSNFIVVVRATMKGTVVVAVAQGVVGGTIFSLLGIEGSLLWGVMMGFFSLLPAVGTGLVWVPMAGYLFATGQVWQGAVLAFCGMFIIGMIDNILRPILVGRDTRMPDFVVLIATLAGLQIFGLNGFIVGPVIAALFIAVWNLMREIKNSDGLLEPDAIDIEEVEVEERQAESPSSEAEVAAHPS encoded by the coding sequence ATGGAGCAACCTGAACGGCCACCTTACACCATCGAGGACTACGGTTTCGGCGTCCTCGTCATTCTCGTCACCGCGGCATTCGCCTGGCTATTGCTGCCCTATTTCGGAGCCGTGCTCTGGGGCGTGGTCGCCGCGATCCTCTTTCAGCCCCTGACCGCCAGGCTCGCCACCCACCTCGGCGGCCGCAAGAATCTGGCGGCAGGCCTCATGCTGCTGATGCTGCTGGCAATCTTCATCATTCCCACCCTGCTGCTGGGCGCCAGCCTCGTGCAGGAAGTCTCGACGATCTACGAAAAGGTCCGGGACGGGCAGATCAATGTCCCACACATGCTCGAACAGTTCCGCGCGGCCCTGCCCGATTCGCTGGAACGGATGATCGACCGCTACGGGCTCACCGATTTCGAGAACCTTCGCCGCCAGTTCGGCGCGGGCATCGCCAACGGGTTGCAAGGGCTCGCCGCAAGGCTGCTTTCGGTGGGCCAAGGCGCGCTCAGCTTCCTCGCGGCGCTGGGCGTGATGCTCTACCTCACCTTCTTCCTCCTGCGCGACGGCGACCGGTACGGCGCCCTGATCCGCGATGCCATGCCGCTGCGCCCGCATCTGCGGGACCGGCTGGTGAGCAACTTCATCGTCGTCGTGCGCGCAACGATGAAGGGCACCGTGGTTGTCGCGGTGGCGCAGGGCGTGGTGGGCGGTACGATCTTCTCGCTGCTGGGCATCGAGGGATCGCTGCTCTGGGGCGTAATGATGGGCTTCTTCTCGCTGCTGCCAGCCGTCGGCACCGGCCTCGTCTGGGTGCCCATGGCCGGCTACCTCTTCGCGACGGGGCAGGTCTGGCAAGGCGCGGTCCTGGCCTTCTGCGGCATGTTCATCATCGGCATGATCGACAACATCCTGCGCCCGATCCTGGTCGGCCGCGATACCCGGATGCCCGATTTCGTGGTGCTCATCGCAACGCTGGCGGGCCTGCAGATCTTCGGGCTCAACGGCTTCATCGTCGGCCCGGTGATCGCGGCCCTGTTCATCGCGGTGTGGAACCTCATGCGCGAGATCAAGAACAGCGACGGCCTGCTGGAACCCGACGCGATCGACATCGAGGAAGTGGAAGTCGAGGAAAGACAGGCCGAATCCCCCAGCTCCGAAGCCGAAGTGGCAGCGCACCCCTCCTGA
- the der gene encoding ribosome biogenesis GTPase Der encodes MLPQVIIIGRPNVGKSTLFNRLVGKKLALVDDQPGVTRDRRFGDAELLGLKFQIVDTAGWEDDEAETLPGRMRKQTEAALETADVALFVVDARAGLTPLDEEIGQWLRASPVPVVLLANKAEGRAGESGVLEAYSLGLGEPITFSAEHGVGMADLFESLLPHLDPLQPEEPEFEEEVDEEALLRRPLKLAIVGRPNAGKSTLINRILGEDRLLTGPEAGITRDSITVDWEWTDPKTQEVRQVSLIDTAGMRKRANVTEKLERMAVADARHAIDFAEVVVLLLDATRGLEHQDLTIASKVLEEGRALIIAINKWDVAEGASALFNGIRGALDDGLAQVRGVPLLAVSARTGKGLDELIAAGFSIREAWSKRVPTAALNRWFDDALSANPPPAPGGKRIKLRYITQAKTRPPGFVLFGTRLDLLPESYRRYLINGIRRELGFDAVPIRLNLRMPKNPFAK; translated from the coding sequence ATGCTTCCTCAGGTGATCATCATCGGCCGACCCAACGTCGGCAAGTCCACGCTGTTCAATCGGCTCGTCGGCAAGAAGCTCGCGCTCGTCGACGATCAGCCGGGCGTGACGCGCGACCGTCGTTTCGGCGACGCCGAGTTGCTCGGCCTGAAATTCCAGATCGTCGACACGGCGGGCTGGGAAGACGACGAGGCCGAAACCTTGCCCGGCCGTATGCGCAAGCAGACCGAAGCGGCGCTGGAAACCGCCGATGTCGCGCTTTTCGTGGTCGATGCGCGCGCCGGCCTGACGCCGCTCGACGAGGAGATCGGCCAGTGGCTGCGCGCCTCGCCGGTGCCGGTGGTCCTGCTGGCCAACAAGGCCGAAGGGCGCGCGGGTGAGAGCGGCGTCCTCGAGGCCTATTCGCTTGGCCTTGGCGAGCCGATCACGTTTTCGGCCGAACATGGCGTGGGCATGGCCGACCTGTTCGAATCGCTCCTGCCGCATCTCGATCCGCTTCAGCCCGAAGAGCCGGAATTCGAGGAGGAAGTTGACGAGGAGGCGCTGCTGCGCCGTCCGCTCAAGCTTGCCATCGTCGGCCGTCCAAACGCGGGCAAGTCCACCCTGATCAACCGGATTCTGGGTGAGGACCGGCTGCTTACCGGACCGGAAGCGGGCATCACCCGCGATTCGATCACGGTGGATTGGGAATGGACCGATCCCAAGACGCAGGAAGTCCGCCAAGTCAGCCTGATCGACACCGCCGGCATGCGCAAGCGCGCCAATGTCACCGAGAAGCTGGAGCGCATGGCCGTGGCCGACGCGCGCCATGCGATCGACTTTGCAGAAGTCGTCGTGCTGCTGCTCGATGCCACGCGCGGGCTGGAGCACCAGGATCTCACCATCGCCTCGAAGGTGCTCGAAGAAGGCCGTGCGCTGATCATCGCGATCAACAAGTGGGACGTTGCGGAAGGCGCCTCTGCGCTGTTCAACGGCATTCGCGGCGCGCTTGACGATGGCCTTGCCCAGGTGCGCGGCGTGCCGCTGCTGGCGGTTTCGGCGCGGACCGGAAAGGGGCTGGACGAACTCATCGCCGCCGGATTCTCGATTCGCGAGGCATGGAGCAAGCGTGTGCCCACAGCGGCGCTCAATCGCTGGTTCGACGATGCGCTGTCGGCCAATCCGCCGCCGGCGCCGGGCGGCAAGCGCATCAAGCTGCGCTATATCACGCAGGCCAAGACCCGCCCGCCGGGCTTCGTGCTGTTCGGCACCCGGCTCGACCTGCTGCCGGAAAGCTACCGCCGTTACCTGATCAACGGCATCCGCCGGGAACTCGGGTTCGACGCGGTGCCGATCCGGCTCAATTTGCGGATGCCCAAGAACCCGTTCGCCAAGTAA
- a CDS encoding CHAP domain-containing protein codes for MLSLAAAASSPASARSAIDDALAGMDDDRSAAAKGPDYLECVPYARQLSGIQIYGDAHTWWKQAKGRYATGRAPRIGAVMAMEPYAGSQLGHVATVSKVVDSRTILVSHANWSPIEGQRGRIEKNVTVLDVSPLNDWSEVRVWYAPIHNLGNTHWPVTGFIYNARPGTVQDGAFQTADAAAAPRERVKARKKGRRSDPIGDIIAGNY; via the coding sequence ATGTTGAGCCTGGCTGCCGCGGCCTCCTCTCCGGCCAGCGCCCGCTCCGCGATCGACGACGCCCTGGCCGGCATGGACGACGACCGCTCCGCCGCCGCCAAAGGCCCGGATTACCTCGAATGCGTGCCTTATGCACGCCAGCTTTCCGGCATCCAGATATACGGCGACGCCCATACCTGGTGGAAGCAGGCAAAGGGTCGCTACGCCACCGGCCGCGCACCGCGCATCGGCGCGGTCATGGCGATGGAACCTTACGCAGGCTCGCAGCTCGGCCATGTCGCCACGGTCAGCAAGGTCGTCGATTCGCGCACGATCCTGGTGAGCCATGCCAACTGGTCGCCCATCGAGGGGCAGCGGGGGCGGATCGAAAAGAACGTTACCGTTCTCGACGTATCTCCCTTGAATGACTGGAGCGAAGTGCGGGTCTGGTATGCGCCGATCCACAATCTCGGCAACACGCACTGGCCGGTAACAGGCTTCATCTACAACGCCCGTCCCGGCACGGTGCAGGACGGAGCGTTCCAGACAGCCGATGCGGCCGCAGCCCCCCGAGAACGGGTGAAAGCCAGGAAAAAGGGCCGCCGAAGCGACCCTATCGGCGACATCATCGCCGGAAACTACTGA
- a CDS encoding DUF3297 family protein — MTEETKTGADVPPDHLAINPKSPFFDEEKLQRGVGIRFKGTVRNNVEEYCISEGWVRVQAGKTLDRKGNPLTVKLAGPVEAWYEDLGEDAPVAKA, encoded by the coding sequence ATGACCGAAGAGACAAAAACCGGCGCCGACGTGCCGCCCGACCACCTTGCGATCAACCCGAAGAGCCCGTTCTTCGACGAGGAAAAGCTGCAGCGCGGCGTGGGCATCCGTTTCAAGGGAACGGTTCGCAACAATGTCGAGGAATATTGCATTTCCGAAGGCTGGGTGCGCGTTCAGGCCGGCAAGACGCTGGATCGCAAGGGTAATCCCCTGACGGTCAAGCTCGCAGGGCCTGTCGAAGCCTGGTATGAGGATCTCGGCGAAGACGCGCCTGTCGCCAAGGCCTGA
- the serS gene encoding serine--tRNA ligase, with translation MHDIRLIRENPEGFDAGLARRGVAPVAAEILALDEQRRSVATRMQEGQNRRNEASKAIGKAMGQGDSTTAEALKAEVAQLKDTLPALEAEEKDLSAQLHNALAALPNIPVADVPDGADETENLEVAKWGTPGTFAFEPKEHADLGPALGLDFETGAKISGARFTFLKGQMARLHRALAQFMLDTQTGTNGYMECIVPLLVKDEAVFGTGQLPKFAEDLFKTTDGRWLIPTAEVSLTNAVQDEIVDTAALPLRMTALTPCFRSEAGAAGRDTRGFIRQHQFEKVELVTVCQPDQSEAEHERMVAAAESILQALELPYRKVLLCSGDMGATAKKTFDLEVWLPGQAAYREISSISNCGDYQARRMNARFKPEGSKKTEFLHTLNGSGLAVGRTLVAVLENYQQEDGSVLVPEALKPWMGGIEKLEPRF, from the coding sequence ATGCACGATATCCGCCTGATCCGCGAGAATCCCGAAGGATTCGACGCCGGCCTCGCCCGCCGTGGGGTAGCCCCCGTGGCCGCCGAAATCCTCGCCCTCGACGAGCAGCGCCGCTCCGTCGCCACGCGCATGCAGGAAGGGCAGAATCGCCGCAACGAGGCCTCGAAGGCGATCGGCAAGGCCATGGGCCAGGGCGACAGCACCACGGCCGAAGCTCTGAAGGCCGAAGTCGCCCAGCTCAAGGACACCCTCCCCGCGCTCGAAGCCGAGGAGAAAGACCTTTCGGCGCAGCTGCACAATGCGCTCGCCGCCCTGCCGAACATCCCGGTAGCCGACGTGCCGGACGGCGCGGACGAGACCGAGAACCTTGAAGTCGCCAAGTGGGGCACGCCCGGCACGTTCGCGTTCGAGCCGAAGGAACACGCCGATCTCGGTCCGGCGCTCGGTCTCGACTTCGAGACAGGCGCGAAGATTTCCGGCGCCCGCTTCACGTTCCTGAAGGGCCAGATGGCCCGCCTCCACCGCGCGCTCGCGCAGTTCATGCTCGACACCCAGACCGGCACCAACGGTTACATGGAATGCATCGTGCCGCTGCTGGTCAAGGACGAGGCCGTGTTCGGCACCGGCCAGCTTCCCAAGTTCGCGGAAGATCTGTTCAAGACCACCGATGGCCGCTGGCTGATCCCCACCGCCGAAGTTTCGCTGACCAATGCCGTGCAGGACGAAATCGTCGATACTGCCGCCCTGCCCCTGCGCATGACCGCGCTCACCCCCTGCTTCCGGTCGGAAGCGGGCGCTGCGGGCCGCGACACACGCGGGTTCATCCGCCAGCACCAGTTCGAGAAGGTCGAACTCGTCACCGTTTGCCAGCCCGACCAGTCGGAAGCCGAGCACGAGCGCATGGTCGCCGCCGCCGAATCGATCTTGCAGGCGCTGGAACTGCCTTATCGCAAGGTGCTGCTCTGCTCGGGCGACATGGGCGCCACCGCGAAGAAGACCTTCGACCTCGAAGTCTGGCTGCCCGGCCAGGCGGCCTACCGCGAGATCAGCTCGATCTCGAACTGCGGCGACTATCAGGCCCGCCGCATGAACGCACGTTTCAAGCCGGAAGGCTCCAAGAAGACCGAGTTCCTGCACACGCTCAACGGCTCGGGCCTCGCGGTGGGCCGCACGCTGGTTGCCGTGCTGGAGAATTACCAGCAGGAGGACGGCTCGGTACTGGTGCCTGAGGCGCTCAAGCCCTGGATGGGCGGGATCGAAAAGCTGGAGCCCCGCTTCTAA
- the surE gene encoding 5'/3'-nucleotidase SurE, whose product MRILLTNDDGINAPGLYVLEKIAAQLSDDIWICAPSEEQSGAGHSLTLGRPVRMREHAPKRFSVTGTPTDSVTMGIKKAMPGPPDLILSGVNRGANLGDDVTYSGTVSAAMEGALAGIRSIALSQVYAGEGHGNNVSFSAAEEWGAKVLKPLLDAPFAPRTLVNVNFPPVAGAEVKGIRVVRQGFHDYARGSVVEGVDPRGFPYFWFGLHGIEHTAGHNTDLEAISEGYISVTPLQLDLTHDASLAEIASRFEA is encoded by the coding sequence ATGCGCATTCTGCTCACCAACGACGACGGCATCAACGCCCCCGGCCTCTACGTTCTTGAAAAGATCGCCGCGCAGCTTTCGGACGATATCTGGATCTGCGCGCCGAGCGAGGAACAGTCGGGGGCCGGCCATTCGCTGACGCTCGGTCGTCCGGTGCGCATGCGCGAACACGCGCCCAAGCGCTTCTCTGTCACCGGCACGCCTACCGATTCGGTGACCATGGGCATCAAGAAGGCCATGCCCGGACCGCCCGACCTGATCCTCTCCGGCGTCAACCGCGGGGCCAACCTCGGCGATGACGTGACCTATTCGGGCACCGTCTCGGCCGCGATGGAGGGCGCGCTCGCAGGCATCCGCTCGATCGCGCTGAGCCAGGTCTATGCGGGCGAAGGGCACGGCAACAACGTCAGCTTCTCCGCTGCCGAGGAATGGGGCGCAAAGGTACTGAAGCCCCTGCTCGATGCGCCATTCGCGCCGCGAACGCTGGTCAACGTCAACTTTCCGCCCGTCGCCGGGGCCGAGGTCAAGGGCATCCGCGTGGTCCGCCAGGGCTTTCACGATTATGCACGCGGTTCGGTGGTCGAAGGCGTGGACCCTCGCGGGTTCCCCTACTTCTGGTTCGGCCTTCACGGCATCGAGCATACGGCCGGCCACAACACCGACCTCGAAGCGATCTCCGAGGGTTATATCTCGGTAACGCCGCTCCAACTCGACCTCACGCACGA